Below is a window of Ciona intestinalis chromosome 5, KH, whole genome shotgun sequence DNA.
ACCGAGGGGACCCAAAGTAttctgttaaaattaaaacgatAGCTGTAATATTCGCAAATGCCGTGCAACGACAGTTCTTATTATACATGTGTTCTGTTGCACaaacccgcttacaagtttctACATAATGTAACTCTGTAGGggataatttttttggctttttaaaatgtatggctaacaatttaaacaacctaaaaGCCAAACCATACACATCCAAATATATTACAGGCTCCCGTATCTCCCAATTACGATGATCAAACTAACGAAGCTTCACGCTCTATGGGTAAGCTCTAACCAATCGAAACCTAACGTTCCCCTCCACGCTGAACTATGCCCTGATAATGGACGGCGGATTCTTACCAACGTCCTATTCCCACAGCAAGATAAAGGTAAGCTACTGATCTACAAAAGttgctgttttttaaaaacagatcTAAAATAAtctgaaataattttaacaaaaaaatcatgaaAATCGGCTAAAGTTAGATTCCGCATCCTGTGTTTTGTGTGAGTGAATAAATGTAGGTAACTTGAttcgaggcaacgacagtcgtggTAAATGAATTAATTGATGTAATTGATTTCCtaaaaacgacagttataCCAGTGCTCTGCTTCTTACACTTATGTCCGCTTAAGAATCCAAAAAATCACCATCACTCGTTAATTCCTTGCAACGTTCAtttgaatgaaagtaacttgctttattcttgtgtggctagaaaacgacggtcgttaaaacacgtgtgttctgtttcatacaccccgtgccagtttacgagttaccatgtatgttactttgtggttaatGATTTACTTTATACATATTACTCTAGAAACGAGTCGGGCGAAGACGATTCTCTTTGACGAGAGCGGTGAAGGTTACGCAAATGACGCAGCTGATGACGACGACCTTGAGGCTTACGCACGACGTGAACGTGGCAACACACACGTGGTATTTAACATGGACGCAATCACGTATAGCACCGATGTCCGGATGCTAGAAGACGAGGTGGAAGAAATGGAAGAGCAAAAAGACGAGGAACAGATTGAAAATAAAGAACGGAGCAGGTATGGGTGTCAATTATTGGCGTGTGTGTGGGCGTGCTTACGGAAACTTATTCCCTTTTCTAAAACCCCGTATTTTATaggattattttatatttttaaaattgttttgcagggcaacgatagttgttataatattatacgggtgttctgtttcacttACCTCTTGCCCGTTTACGAGTAACTTCgcgtgtaactttgtgggtcattttatttatttttttacttctcACACTTATAGCTATAACTAGATCATTAATGTTGcgataaacagttttttttttttattaaaagtcgGTGACAGATTCGTGCGTATAAACCGTCCGTCTATTCGTCATTGAATTCCACAACACCGCGTCATAAACCATTGACGTAATAGTGACTATAATCTATTATTCTCAGCTGTAACATCACTATATTAGCTTCACAGAAAGCTAATATGTATTATTTACCAAAATTGTGGCCTGCTTTTAAATCTGGGCAATTTTTGCCCATTTGTGGGTGCCCACATACCGGTAGTAACTTAGAACAActatatttagtatttactttatgtgctaaagaaaTCTTCTTTGCAATCGTTTATTTTCTGATCTTAAAATACCGACGAAAATACATTTGCTGGAAGTTTATTTCGCACTTATAGCACATCTGTAAACTGACAATgtacatcataatatatatatattgttatacaGAGCTGTGGACCTGGTTATAAAGTATGGTGACATGCAGAAGAACGAAGAAACGGATAACGAACTCTCAACCACAAGTAAATagataactttgttttttaaaaccagttcattttttcatgtgtgttttaaaaccaggatgttgtttttttttatgtttaaccaatttttttaattttaaaacgaaataaTTGTTTCAGATGAGAGCATGGAAGTAGACGACCCTTTTTCAGTCCTCATTCCATCTGGTCATTCACACACCAACCTATCTGTGGTCCCGGATGGTAAAGACCGATTTCCGGAGTTTGGGGACACGAGGCCCATGCTGAAGACTGCTAACATCCTTCGTGTGACCACTGACAAGTCCGGAGGACCCGGGAAGAGCTTCCTGGAGTCCGAGAGCGATCCCCAGCTCTCTCACTCAGATCAGGACAGCGAGTTCTCCAGTACTCCATCTTCAGTTGTCCTCCGGGAAGAGGCAGGGAACATGAGGCTCACTACAAAGAAGATCACTGAACTTCTCACCTCTGATGCAGGGAAGTTAGACGTTCAGTCTTCCCAATCCATCCGGACCTGGACCTCCCACTCCAACCTCCCGTTGGTGACGGATCCTCCGGAACAGTTTGTCGACAGCAAGTCAACAACATCATCCCGCCTTCCTCTTCCCTCCCGACTCCTTAAAAAAGGTGGATCAACCTCTTCCTCCATGACAACCTTGGACTCCACATCCACGGTCGGAGGACCCACTCAAGATGATCGCAACATCCACATACACAGTCCTGTGAAGATCGAACCCACTATAAATACAGAGTCAAATACCGATCACAGCAAAGACGTTGACCCGTCAGAAAACGCCTTCACAAGCGCCCGGAATCTTTTAAATCGACTGGAACAGCTTGCCAAGCGTAACCACGCCGTGTCACAAAACGAACCAAGCCCGGCTGCGCTAATGCAATTACATGCGGACCGTACGCAGGAATTACACGCAACGACGACCGCAGTTGCTTCTGAGCTCGACCGAGCGCACAAGGCGGAACCTGAGCCGCAGAGCGCAGCAACAGACACAGCAGTTAGTGTACCGGACGTCCAAACCAACTTGGTCAGTTTTAGCAGTATCCCGTATATGGATAGCGAAGGCGAGTCTGATGTTTTAAAACCCATGGAAAACCAGGATACTACACAGACTATAGAAGAGATCACACAGCATAACAGGGATCTTTCTATTAACGGTCTAACAGACGCCGGACTTCGACGTAGGAAAGATTTAGAAAACCTACCTGTTTCTGAGATTTCAAAACTGGAAACAAACGACCAAAGTCCTGTCGAGAATGAAACTTACACTCTATCTCCTGCCTTTGCCGTGGAAGGAAAGTCTTCTTCTGTTACTTCTGGCGAGACCACCACAGACCACGATTCAGGTGTTGGAAACGACGTAGAGAGCCAAGAGTCGATCCCTGATGTACAAGACGACCATCTTGATTTTGGGAATAACTTACAGACCTCTAAAACTACGCGCGCCGAATCGACTACTGTAAAGACGATAAAACTTGCCGAATCGACCGCTGTGAGGCGAAACAACCGAGGATGGTTAGCGCTGGTAAGGACTGATAACCCTACGAACACCACTGCACCCGCAGAGCACGATTTCAGCGCTAAAAGCCCTCGTGAGCTGCCAGAACCTGTGTCCATACAGCCATTCTTCCCACCCCATACTAAACCTTTGGTCGCGCCAACCACTGTTACTTACAGCAACGAATACAACGCGCGACAAAACGACGAttctaaaaacaaagtttcagacaacattaaaaaatttgaaaaattctTTGAGTCCGGTTTTCCTGTCCCTGCTAGACCCGTACCTCCAGAACCAGCCCCGAAAAACAATCGTCAGATAAAAAGTGGTTCTTTATCGTCGTTATCCCAACCAAGCTCTATTACAACTGTCCATGTTGTCCCATCAGTCCCTGATCACAATTTAAGTCCCCAGTCGTCTCGCCATGATTCTGAATTCCCTTTGTCACCCTCGAAAGAAAGAAGCCCTAAACCCCGCGAAGAGCCTCTAGTCGCTTCGCCAAAAACCCGCCGAAGCTCCGGGCAACGGAAGTCGAAATTCGAGGAGGCGCTAGCagcaacaaaacataaacatttcCGCGATCGCTTAGAGAAAATGATGCAGGACCGTTCGCCTACCCTGAGCTACACCAAACGAGCTTCACAATCTAGCGTGACTTCCTTGGCCAGCATACCACGTATAACGTCCCCTGTACCACGAGCGTTATCCCCACACGGTAAGCAAACACCTTTCGAGCATCTAACTGCAGAAGACACGTTTGCTCCTGAAACCAACCAACAAGAACAGCAAGGAACAAACCGTACTTCAAGGTCTGGTTCAATCCATGCTAGGCTGAAGGAAAAGCTCGTAGTTCCGACGCCGGTTTCCGCGGGCCGACAAGTCGACCCAGTCCCGCAGAGACCACATTCTTCTGCCGGTTCTAATCACTCGCGTTCTCAGAACGCAAATACCTCCAGGCCTAATCTTGGGCGGCGGGGATCGACCCAAAGGAGCTCCGTACGAAGCCAGAGCATCACGGACACGGAGGAAAAAGCAGAAGCGAGTGAGACAGACGGAAAGAAGTCCTTAGAGGAACAATTGGGTCAACTTATCATAGGAGTATCGACCGCTTCACCACCCCCAAGAGACGAGCATGGTTTCGTTCCATACAGATCTACAGGCTCTGCTCAACAACAGTTGTCCATGACCAAAGAGCAAGCCAGGGACCTCCAAGGAAATCTGAACTTTCCTGTTGCAACAACACAAGGTTATCGTAAACCGCCAATGCCAGTTGATTGGCGGCATCAACTGTTGCGGCATATCGAGCGTAAACGTCTGGAGAAGAACGAACTTTGCGCCATACACTCACTGCCTGTACGTGGGAGCATAGAAAATCAGTTTCCGGGCCCAGCGGGCTTAAAAGACCGTGAGATGACGAGAAACTCTGAAGTCCGTCGCTCGTTCGCCCGCGAAGCTCCCCGCGTGAACCAGCGAAAGCCTGAACCTCAGCAAATCATATCAAGGTCCACCACAGCCCCTGAAATCGGGCAGCGCACGGACAGAAAGATGCGGCGCGACAGCTCGTTGCAGGAAAACGTGTTCGTGCGTTCAGTTGCCAACACCCAGCAGTCCAAACAACCAGGCCGCCGTTCTTCAGGTCGTTTCTTACGAACCCGAACTCCGGGCCCAGAAATGGCGGggtctatgaaacaaaacgaTGTTGCAATCCGGCCAAAAAGCGCTATGGATATTCCGTATAATGCACCTGGCACTTACGCCCCTGTGCTAAGCGGGCATTCTGATTGGAATGTAGCTGCTGTGTCAAAAGAACAAATGCAGGTattgaaatttaaagtttcaaattttatatatatttaatttacaaattatatcttattttataaatttattcattttaccctttttcaaatttttaaattttaccttattttttcaatacacttgttttattgttttattcttaactTACCCATTTCATCTAAATCTTAAACAATTCTTTATCTTAAACATACCCTATGCGCAGCTGCCGAGCCACAGCACGTTCCAGACAGTAGCACCACCCAGCTACGAAGACCATTTACTACGACGTGCCTATCCTGGTGTAGCCCAGCAACAAAACCACGATTATGTGAACGTTGAATACGTGGATCAAATGAGAGCATCTTCAAGGAGGAAGAAAAAGGAGGAGGGAGAATACTTAGATGATCTGATCCATGATCCACAAGCAGCCTACCCGTTACGTTCCACTGGCTCTCATGAATCGGTGTTGAACGCCAAGTAAGTTATTTCTCTAAATATCTCAAATAAATGAGCCTTTTATAAGTTGTGAccataaattacaaaaaaatgaaacatcacCAAAAATAACGGCCTATAAAATTCCGCACGCGGTAACTCGTAgatgggcacaaggtgtatgaaacagaacacccgtgttacaactaCCAGCGTTAGCCCGCCTCGCAAGATAAATCAGTTGCATTCATTTCATAATTAAagtatttcatttatatatttgtaaacaatgTTCAATATTACAGAATGGACAAGATGTACACATACGACGTACCCCCTCCTATACCTTCGAAAATCAGAAGCTCGAACTCTCACGACTCCATCCTGGACAATCCGCACAATCCTAAACAGATGCAACGGTATGTTGAGTCGAGTTACAACACGCAGAACTACGTCTACCTTCCGAGCAGAAACCAGCCATACCCCGAATACGCCCAACATTACCCAAATACATACCGTGCCCCGCCGGCTCCTAAAGACAGGAACTCTCAATACGGAGTTATCCCGGCTCCGACAAAGACCCAGCGTCCTCAGCGGAGCAAAAAACATCCGACATACGTTGTTCCATCGAGGTGGAAGGAGCAGGAGGACCCGATGTACCCTCCGCCCCCTCACGGGTTCCACGATGATTACGCTGAGCATGTACCACCGTTATCGCCTTCCCTGCAAAGAGCTTACAGCGGGGAAAAGGAAGACGAAAGGTGaaaattgtgttttgattttaatacaGGTTATGGCACATGTTTACCAAATAAAGCCTTTTTACATTGTCAgttatatgttaaaataagaaaacgattcaaaaaacaatcaccaacaaagttatgatataacgactgttgctgctccgccacgcaaggatttCTAACTATACCCCACTATAATTTGACCACTCCTTTTTTCAGTGTTGCATCAGCCTTCCGACCTTACCATCAAAACCGACAACCACAACAAAGCAGTAAAGCTAACACCAACCATTACTACCAACCCCCACCTACACACCAGTATGATGACCGTCTTACATACAACCATAGACCGACCATAATAGACCACCATCGATACCACCACCACTTAGAACGGGGGAACCGCACACAGCATAACAGGGCTTTCACCAGACAACAAGAACGCCCGCATTATATGGACGAATATAATGGCGAAAGTGACCCGAGGTGATTTGACCATTTTATTCCATTCTATGTGGGCGAGGTCCTTGTAGAGGGCATAGGATTTAAGCATATTCCCTCAGCACCCTGTTAAACGCTCCGGactgaacattttaaaattaaatcatgttttgcattttaaagatatttatttagtttttttgtaaaatatttttatttactttttttagctTATCCGGTGAAATTGGCCGGCACTGGCATGAGGAGCCTACAGGCGTCGACATAGTAACCGTCACAGTTCGAAAAAATCCAACGTTTGGGTTCCACATCATGGGAGGTATAGATGCAGGTGGTAACCCATACCGTCCCGACGACGATGGTGTATTTATCACATACGTTGCGCCAGGTGGTTCAGCCGACGGCCATGTTCAACCAGGAGATAAACTTTTACTGGTAAGATATATTAACTTattgttaaattgttttggGATAAATGTTTGCTAGCAAGATGTGGAtgtgtgggtaagatgggacaccttttgtacataatgtctaaatttgatcgtgttttaaacagttaacaacggtctatgtctATATAGCGACATATATTGCTAAATTAAGCGACCCAAAAAAcgttacattaattttaacatttattcttatctattttaaaataaagttttactttaattcTATCATTCAGGTCAACGGGTCGGACTTTGTTGGAATCACCCACAAGCGCGCTGTCGACCTCCTGCGCAATGCCGGGCACGTAGCTGTACTGGTAGTGGAGCGGCTGGTCGGTAGACCGGTTTAGGTGCAATCCGCTCCCGCGCCACTTTGGATTTAAAGCGACCAGTTCCATATCGAAACATTCGTCTCATAGGTGCAATCCGACCGTGCGACACAGTTACAGATTTTTACTGACCATCATAAGAGTTCAAGCtgcttttttattacaatcGGCATCCAGTCATATCGAACGATGTCGATTTGTTATTTAATCCGAACTATGTTCAttattttcgtatttttaTTGCCGCGGATCAAACAGACATTCCTATTGTACAGAAATCGCGAAATATTCTTTTATCCGCTCGCTGACATTTTTAAGTCCGAAAtatttgttgcttttttaGCCGTTGTCGCCCCGGCTCATGTTCGCAGATTTGAACAGTATTATTTctcgtttattttaatacattgtcAAAGTACGATCAGCCGCCGCGTCGGCATTTTTTCAGCAGAAAAGTCATTCTATAAGGATGAAGGTGTTTGTCAGAATGCTTTCATAAGTCGATTTTTATCTGCTtacgaaaaaagttttatttgtatgcAAAGCAAATATGCGAACTCACACGTACGAATGTGGAATAAggggccactgggttggaacaactgccgttaagtgtcttgctagCACAGATTCTTTAGTTGCAAGCAAATGAAACTCTTCAAACAGACCTCTACATACTGTATAAATGTAACACAAAGGACCACCCGGCTGAAACAGTTTTAGTTTAGTGTAGGCTATTATCTAAGAACACATGCGTCCACAATGGCATCGACGACGAGACTTAACCGTGACTTATGAGTCCGAGGCATCAGGCGTGGTGATCACCGTACGGCGGATAAAACACTTATATTTTCTGTGACTGTAaaggtattattataaatgaaaaaacgCCCATGTCTTCTGCATTGCTTCTAGTGCATACTGTCGGCATTCTGGTTTAGAATTCTTGCCTACTAGTCTATAATGATATGGTAGCAAAGGAccaaagtaaaaattaaacgCCAGCCGAGGATCGGTGAAAAGAAGGCGGAGGAATGATGGCAACACCCCGATCTCATTTGCTATTTCTTCCTGGTATTTGAACAAAGGAACCTATAGTAGAATTAAAAGGAAATGAAATTTCCAACTGCTGAGAACACAGTTATGTTTCGTTGTATAGAGATCTGAACCACTATTTGTTTGTAccagatatagtagggtggggggagatgggacagctttaaacacaaaatatctagatatcctgatcgtattttaaacaattaacagcggtctatgaaagtcatgaggacatagtttcatatttctttgaatgttctttgtttactaccaaatgggaccagaaaatagagctaaaaagtgtcccatcttctcacACACTACTGTATATCATTTTCTCTCTACATTGAgctatagaaaaaaacaaacttaactaggaaaaaaacaagttatatttattagaTTTATAAATTTGCACGGCAGCTTATTTTTACCTAATGTGATACAAaccagtttgttttttttaaacgtcACTTACTCTGAATCGGAAACACCCAAGCTGTTTGAACATCGCCTCCCTACGTGTCGTCCATTCTTCCCTCATGTCTTCAACAGATGGAAGCTTATGTTTTCCACTAAGTACTTGGGTGACGTAGCGTGCCTGGTGAAAAGAAACAATAATCCATGATTCTATGTGGTTGAGGTCTTTTTCGAAGACATTGGGTTTGGTCCATTAGTCAGTAATACTCCGTCCTAAAAGGCGTGTTCGTTTACATTTTTATGCATGCAAAATAGGAATGTGGAAAACTGTTTAAGTCGCCCAAAAGAAGCAAAAGAAGGaataaatctaacttattaatcctcgcgtggcaaCGAGAAATTGATATAccaatgttctgttttacacacgtgctgcccgcttacgagtatgtaactttgcggatGTTAGCATGAAAAATGTTTCTACCTGTAACTCCACTATGACATTAGAAGCACCACCGCCCGATGGCAGGCAAGAGCCCACGAAAGTTAATGTAGAAGGATGCTCAAGATTGAAGGGGAATATCCATTTATGAAGTCGCATGTCTTCTGGGTTGTCTGCAATATAAGTAGTAACATTATAATAGCCACAATGACTAAACGTAACAAAACTTGTTATCTCTTCGGATACAGTTTACGACGgtaagattaattaaaacaacgaagaaaaggGAAGTAGCAGCAAAATGATAGTTGGTAAAGACACTCTGCGTGTAAAAAAACGAGTAATTGTGTCGAAAACTGGTTCTATACAGCTTTAATGGAATCTATAGGCTTACTTGAAAGAATATCTTCGGACAGGAATTCAAGTTTCGGTGTAAACCCAGTCGCTATGACAACCGCATCAACTGTTTCCACTCTTCCGTCAACGAATGTCACGTGATCCTCGCCGAAGCTTTTAACTTCGGGTCGAATCTTTACTTGGCCCGAGTAAGTCTTTAAAGTCAGTTCGTCGTTTATGGTAAACGTGGATCTCGTGTCGGTAGGACTGTATCTAGAACACATAACACATAATAGGTTAGagtaagtttttgtttatcgttctatttgaaagtaaacaaaggatgtttacaaaattttataagaCTGTAGTCCTGCGGTTCTATAAAAGAGCGTcgaaacacgatcaagaaataTAGGATACCATGTTCTAATGGGATTCGAATCTAAAACACTGAACTTTCTCTCTTCAACGAGGACACTAAAGATTATATTATTGAAACAACTATCACCGGATGCGCATGTAGGAAACTACGCCTTGGGCTCACGTATATGCAAATCGTTTACTGGTACTTTGTATACATTTCACCATGCGAGTTTTAATTGTAATGTATGCATAGCAGGTTgtgggagatgggacatcgttttttattctattttctcgtctaatttggtagtaaacaaagaacatttaaagaattttaaagccgtatccttacgactttcgtagaccgttgttaattgtttaaaacactatcaggatatttgaataatatgtgctaaagttgtcctatcttcccccactcgccactctactatacataccACAATGCTAACATAATAGGTTGTGTGCTAATACCCGCATTAAAGTTGGGATTCactataaaactaaacaaggTCGTAAATTACAAAGGCATAAAGCTGAGCAAACACAACTGCACATATTTAGCCCATAGGCATGTAAGTTTTTTGGGTTGCCgcgttatatattttactgtaCCAGTTTGCTTAATCACAAACTTTAACCCACTTTGATTTGATGCCAAGGGTTTTGTGATTAAGTCTCGCTTCGACCAAAGATGTAACGAGTTTTTTGACAATCCACGACGGTAAAAAGCTTCGAACTAATATTGAGAAACGACTAGCAAGCCCAAAAGATAGAGGGTTTCCGTTCTAAAGTGAAACACAAATGCCAGTTTAATGCACATCAGTTCAGTACAATATTACTGCATACATACCGTAAAGACGCGAGGTACCACCCAAAACCCACTTCTAGTGCTTAACAGAACATTGCTGGCAACGCTTGAGCAATTTACTGCAATGTCGCATCCAGAATTCCCGGCACCACAAATCAAAACCGCTTTACCTATATATTGTAACCAATTAAATTATAGCAAAGATATATACAGtattgtagggtaagatggcacacctttagcacataatatccaagtattgtgttttaaacaattgccaacgctctatggaagttgtatagaaacggttttataatgttttgaatgttctttgtttattaccaaaacgtataaaaaatgaaatgaaaaggcATTTCTTCCCGACTTTACTATATAACACAACAGTATTCCACCTTTAAATTCTTCTGCCGACTCGTAGTTACCGCTGTGTAAAACTTTTCCTCGAAACCTGTCCTTCAATCCTGAATATTCTGGCCATTTCTGCTTTGTTTTTCCTCCGGATGCGACGATAACTGCATCAAACTCGATTTCTTTTTCATTGCCGTTGATCAAACTTTTACTTCGCACTATCCAGGACCCTGGAcaagattttaatttattatggTATATTATTGTTAGAATATATCAACTGGTGTATTTATTGGCAGTCATTTGGATGGAACATATAATGCACGAATATTGTTATTTCTGCTGAAACGCATTtctgtttgaataagagaATGGTGGcgccattttaaaaaaacacaaaccttTTCTTTGGACTTGATTTTCTATATTTCTTAACGAACGATGATGCTTAAGTTTTACCTGTTTGGGAATAACTGAGCGACTTGTGAACCTCTAAAACCGCCACGTCGAACTCGATGTATCGCTTCAGGTCGAACTTATCAGCGTATAGTTCGAAGTAACGCAAATATTGACGCCATTCTTGGTAAGGCGGCCATTcctgtattaaaaaaacgaagtaaaacttttattgcaatatatCGGCGTCGTGTCACAGTGGTTAGATCACCGCCACTAACTCTAGAAGAACACAGGCTCGAGGGACGActttgctaccattgtgggtgtaagTCCTTGGGctgcaagaaacttaacgaaattgcttcaacctggCGTTCCtgtatgggttgtctaaattggtAGCCATACATAAGCGGACACGATGTGTGCTGTGATAGAGAACACcgggtgttataacgactatcatttcCCTGCcagacgaggataaataagttacatccatccCTTTAAGTATTTAATACGACAGGCAAATCATATTCACGCTTGACCAATATAGCGAGTGCAAACGTAAATCAAAATACCTTCGGCATCGGGAAGTCCGAAAACGCGGATGCTTCTTTCGATAAATTAGTGATTAACGACTCGTACACTTTGGGAGACAACTTCATTCGAATTCTTTCTTTATTGTTCCAAGTACCGCCTGTTTCAAATGGCGTTAAACTTCTATTATgtgactttattttgtttatttacccAATCCTGAACACAGCTCGTAACATACTGGAACCAATTGAT
It encodes the following:
- the LOC100175709 gene encoding dimethylaniline monooxygenase [N-oxide-forming] 2-like → MLPKRVCVIGAGPAGLAATKSCLDNQLVPVCYELCSGLGGTWNNKERIRMKLSPKVYESLITNLSKEASAFSDFPMPKEWPPYQEWRQYLRYFELYADKFDLKRYIEFDVAVLEVHKSLSYSQTGSWIVRSKSLINGNEKEIEFDAVIVASGGKTKQKWPEYSGLKDRFRGKVLHSGNYESAEEFKGKAVLICGAGNSGCDIAVNCSSVASNVLLSTRSGFWVVPRVFTNGNPLSFGLASRFSILVRSFLPSWIVKKLVTSLVEARLNHKTLGIKSKYSPTDTRSTFTINDELTLKTYSGQVKIRPEVKSFGEDHVTFVDGRVETVDAVVIATGFTPKLEFLSEDILSNNPEDMRLHKWIFPFNLEHPSTLTFVGSCLPSGGGASNVIVELQARYVTQVLSGKHKLPSVEDMREEWTTRREAMFKQLGCFRFRVPLFKYQEEIANEIGVLPSFLRLLFTDPRLAFNFYFGPLLPYHYRLVGKNSKPECRQYALEAMQKTWAFFHL